In the Mastomys coucha isolate ucsf_1 unplaced genomic scaffold, UCSF_Mcou_1 pScaffold18, whole genome shotgun sequence genome, one interval contains:
- the Slc66a1 gene encoding lysosomal amino acid transporter 1 homolog isoform X1, translated as MVWRTLGASNFSICPNGSIQWIWDVFGECAQDGWDEASVGLGLVSILCFAASTFPQYIKACKTGNMDQALSLWFLLGWIGGDSCNLIGSFLADQLPLQTYTAVYYVLADLMMLTLYFHYKFKKRPSPLSAPINSVLLFILGTVCITPLLSSTDPVAVPREGFRGRTLLSVEPGNKPFTKTEVIGFVIGSASSVLYLLSRLPQIRTNFLRQSTQGISYSLFALVMLGNTLYGLSVLLKNPEVGQSEGSYLLHHLPWLVGSLGVLLLDTIVSFKAWEVGNIVWARQPLLQHAHPCQPTPLSTHPSTCQLAHSPVHPCALPSTIQPLTILHLPIQPHLLVYPPIHPSPT; from the exons ATGGTCTGGAGGACACTGGGCGCCAGCAACTTTTCCATCTGCCCCAATGGCTCCATCCAGTGGATCTGGGATGTGTTTGGTGAATGCGCCCAGGATGGCTGGGATGAGGCCAGTGTGGGCCTCGGCTTGGTCTCCATCCTTTGCTTCGCTGCATCTACCTTCCC acAGTACATCAAAGCCTGCAAGACAGGCAACATGGACCAGGCCCTTTCGCTGTGGTTCCTGCTGGGCTGGATCGGTGGAGATTCCTGCAACCTCATTGGCTCCTTTCTGGCAGACCAGCTACCCCTGCAG ACCTACACGGCTGTGTATTACGTCCTGGCCGACCTGATGATGCTAACACTGTACTTCCATTACAAGTTCAAGAAGCGACCTTCTCCGT TGTCTGCCCCTATCAATTCTGTGCTCTTGTTCATCTTGGGGACGGTGTGTATCACACCACTGTTGAGCAGCACTGATCCTGTGGCTGTCCCCAGGGAAGGCTTCCGGGGGCGGACGCTCCTGTCTGTGGAGCCAGGCAATAAG CCCTTCACAAAGACGGAGGTCATCGGTTTTGTCATTGGCTCAGCCTCCAGCGTGCTGTACCTGCTCTCAAGGCTGCCTCAGATTCGCACCAAC TTCCTACGGCAGTCAACCCAGGGCATTTCCTACTCGCTATTTGCGCTGGTGATGCTGGGGAACACACTGTACGGGCTCAGTGTGCTGCTCAAAAACCCCGAGGTGGGCCAGAGTGAGGGCAGCTACCTGCTGCACCATCTGCCCTGGCTCGTGGGCAGCCTGGGTGTGCTGCTGCTTGACACCATTGTATCCTTCAAAGCGTGGGAAGTTGGCAACATTGTGTGGGCAAGGCAGCCTCTGCTTCAGCATGCACATCCCTGCCAGCCCACCCCTCTATCTACACACCCGTCTACCTGTCAATTAGCGCATTCACCTGTTCATCCATGTGCCCTTCCATCTACAATCCAGCCCTTAACCATTCTTCATTTACCCATTCAACCTCATCTACTcgtctacccacccatccatccgtCACCCACTTAG
- the Slc66a1 gene encoding lysosomal amino acid transporter 1 homolog isoform X2, whose product MVWRTLGASNFSICPNGSIQWIWDVFGECAQDGWDEASVGLGLVSILCFAASTFPQYIKACKTGNMDQALSLWFLLGWIGGDSCNLIGSFLADQLPLQTYTAVYYVLADLMMLTLYFHYKFKKRPSPLSAPINSVLLFILGTVCITPLLSSTDPVAVPREGFRGRTLLSVEPGNKPFTKTEVIGFVIGSASSVLYLLSRLPQIRTNFLRQSTQGISYSLFALVMLGNTLYGLSVLLKNPEVGQSEGSYLLHHLPWLVGSLGVLLLDTIISIQFLVYRSHDAAAAASEREPLLPS is encoded by the exons ATGGTCTGGAGGACACTGGGCGCCAGCAACTTTTCCATCTGCCCCAATGGCTCCATCCAGTGGATCTGGGATGTGTTTGGTGAATGCGCCCAGGATGGCTGGGATGAGGCCAGTGTGGGCCTCGGCTTGGTCTCCATCCTTTGCTTCGCTGCATCTACCTTCCC acAGTACATCAAAGCCTGCAAGACAGGCAACATGGACCAGGCCCTTTCGCTGTGGTTCCTGCTGGGCTGGATCGGTGGAGATTCCTGCAACCTCATTGGCTCCTTTCTGGCAGACCAGCTACCCCTGCAG ACCTACACGGCTGTGTATTACGTCCTGGCCGACCTGATGATGCTAACACTGTACTTCCATTACAAGTTCAAGAAGCGACCTTCTCCGT TGTCTGCCCCTATCAATTCTGTGCTCTTGTTCATCTTGGGGACGGTGTGTATCACACCACTGTTGAGCAGCACTGATCCTGTGGCTGTCCCCAGGGAAGGCTTCCGGGGGCGGACGCTCCTGTCTGTGGAGCCAGGCAATAAG CCCTTCACAAAGACGGAGGTCATCGGTTTTGTCATTGGCTCAGCCTCCAGCGTGCTGTACCTGCTCTCAAGGCTGCCTCAGATTCGCACCAAC TTCCTACGGCAGTCAACCCAGGGCATTTCCTACTCGCTATTTGCGCTGGTGATGCTGGGGAACACACTGTACGGGCTCAGTGTGCTGCTCAAAAACCCCGAGGTGGGCCAGAGTGAGGGCAGCTACCTGCTGCACCATCTGCCCTGGCTCGTGGGCAGCCTGGGTGTGCTGCTGCTTGACACCATT ATCTCCATCCAGTTCCTGGTGTACAGAAGCCATgatgctgctgcagctgcctcAGAACGAGAGCCCCTCCTCCCCAGCTGA